One window of the Spea bombifrons isolate aSpeBom1 chromosome 8, aSpeBom1.2.pri, whole genome shotgun sequence genome contains the following:
- the LOC128503277 gene encoding uncharacterized protein LOC128503277 — MKEETLDCATKMTPAAEQPTPVKAPFFHMKRMTSFLRKGRAKDYLVHVPSPPPLDLKPPLLRAANPTTCKNKVQTGHASDVGHTMGRLLAVHPDSSRVVELQRPPAGFHGLYLAKKSQNHDAGLYVVQLGSVFTSTYPQGVLKVGDEILEINKRRANDLSVEEINALFEESRCVLLHVLPTAVSSRSPVQNVKSVPNARYV; from the exons ATGAAAGAAGAGACGCTGGATTGTGCCACCAAGATGACGCCCGCCGCAGAGCAGCCAACCCCAGTGAAG gCACCATTTTTTCACATGAAGAGGATGACATCATTCCTTAGGAAAGGACGGGCCAAAGATTACCTGGTCCATGTACCATCTCCTCCACCACTGGATTTAAA GCCACCTTTACTAAGGGCAGCAAACCCTACAACATGCAAGAATAAGGTCCAAACTGGACACGCCAGCGACGTGGGTCATACAATGGGGCGGCTGCTCGCGGTGCACCCGGACTCCAGCAGGGTAGTGGAGCTGCAGAGGCCACCGGCGGGGTTCCACGGGCTGTATCTTGCTAAGAAAAGCCAGAACCACGACGCAG GATTGTACGTGGTTCAGCTGGGCAGCGTCTTTACCTCGACATATCCGCAAGGAGTCTTGAAAGTGGGAGATGAAATCTTGGAGATAAACAAGAGGAGGGCAAATGATCTGAGTGTGGAGGAAATCAATGCCCTTTTTGAGGAAAGCCGCTGTGTCCTGCTCCACGTTCTTCCGACGGCTGTATCCTCACGGAGCCCTGTCCAAAACGTGAAGAGCGTGCCCAATGCCCGTTATGTGTAG
- the LOC128503279 gene encoding uncharacterized protein LOC128503279 codes for MEVSGGNIKDLDRFYNELRRKYPNTFTLASDLGKGDKAIHKLPRLDKLAPQTPFGLLPSSSSSFPSQRWTPDSFLYKVQSQKTIYGQSPEGQTSHSGGSVVIQGKPVSVPMGDRRDYPGAQNRVSFRLPSLRSQVEQNKAELKTRLSTPKAAGEPKTQQNSSTNPSNETKALKPGDGVSNNPDGHQKPTGIQPDPLGTIMKELLPNKPGRLMNDLPKATPYKNGRISPNAVLLVVIVQPLPKSRSPHGPPASSDIIKKFSAKPKVTQGPIKANHGIMPETGTEAQRIPGKTDEDESSKRSSDASQKTQQRPSTSRVRFEDESEREAESRYQERCLLGRKEAFKTECLGGKPIGGQERLKTCDPVEQSSSLPWPRNQQAISQHAVTLPYRRQPFPPSVAKKVLIDIPRGAAPNKRILHRERLLAMKSVVDNELSPRYQKETASLDGITMSFASTNDQWKAQGNVGRRAEQNKDHQSTSSMETIESGTTEVSSDVTIMRMEWGGSGSSISDENQECSPAQIHDKRLGDPATGSQLMRNHRKESATEISFYSKMKRSLHVKMKLTSDTKKLSGSSQSEGSDLLDLSSQNLGSDLEPPRSLMYVGR; via the exons ATGGAGGTCTCTGGCGGCAACATAAAAGACCTGGACCGATTCTACAATGAACTTCGACGGAAATATCCGAACACCTTTACCCTCGCAAGCGACCTGGGAAAGGGGGACAAAGCGATACATAAACTGCCACGGCTAGATAAGCTGGCACCCCAGACACCATTCGGGCTTCTGCCAAGTTCCTCGAGTTCCTTCCCCTCCCAAAGATGGACTCCAGACAGCTTTCTCTACAAAGTCCAATCCCAGAAAACAATCTATGGACAAAGTCCAGAAGGACAAACGTCCCACAGTGGTGGCTCTGTCGTTATTCAAGGCAAGCCGGTTTCTGTGCCAATGGGTGACAGAAGAGATTACCCGGGAGCCCAAAATCGGGTCTCATTCCGACTTCCTAGTCTAAGGAGTCAAGTTGAACAAAACAAAGCCGAGCTGAAAACCAGACTCAGTACCCCAAAAGCAGCAGGCGAGCCAAAGACCCAGCAAAACAGTTCAACAAATCCATCTAATGAGACAAAAGCCTTAAAGCCCGGTGACGGCGTTTCAAACAACCCTGATGGCCACCAAAAGCCTACTGGGATCCAGCCAGATCCTCTGGGAACCATCATGAAGGAACTTTTACCCAACAAACCCGGCAGGTTAATGAACGATCTGCCTAAAGCCACTCCGTACAAAAATGGTAGAATCTCTCCAAATGCTGTACTCTTGGTTGTCATTGTTCAGCCTCT ACCGAAATCGAGAAGTCCACATGGGCCTCCAGCTTCAAGTGACATTATCAAGAAGTTCTCGGCCAAACCCAAAGTCACACAAGGACCTATAAAAGCCAACCATGGAATAATGCCAGAAACAGG CACCGAAGCTCAAAGGATTCCAGGAAAGACGGATGAGGACGAGTCAAGCAAGAGGTCCTCAGACGCGTCTCAGAAGACACAGCAAAGGCCATCAACTTCTCGAGTGCGTTTTGAAGATGAATCCGAGCGAGAAGCAGAATCTCGTTACCAGGAAAGATGTCTTCTGGGAAGGAAAGAAGCGTTTAAAACAGAATGTTTAGGGGGTAAACCCATAGGAGGGCAGGAAAGACTGAAGACATGTGACCCTGTTGAACAGTCTTCTTCTCTGCCATGGCCTAGGAACCAGCAGGCCATCAGCCAACACGCCGTGACACTTCCATATCGACGTCAGCCGTTCCCACCGAGCGTAGCAAAGAAAGTGCTGATCGATATTCCAAGAGGCGCTGCTCCTAATAAACGGATATTGCATAGGGAAAGGTTGTTGGCAATGAAAAGCGTGGTTGACAACGAGTTATCACCAAGATATCAGAAAGAGACAGCTTCTCTTGATGGCATCACTATGAGCTTTGCCAGTACAAATGACCAATGGAAGGCACAGGGGAACGTGGGAAGGAGAGCCGAGCAAAATAAAGACCATCAAAGCACCTCATCTATGGAAACCATCGAGAGCGGAACCACAGAGG TTTCGTCCGACGTCACAATAATGAGAATGGAATGGGGAGGTTCTGGATCCTCGATCAGTGATGAAAATCAGGAGTGCTCTCCTGCCCAGATCCATGACAAAAGATTGGGCGATCCAGCAACTGGAAGTCAGCTAATGAGAAATCACAGAAAAG AAAGTGCCACAGAAATATCCTTTTACAGCAAGATGAAGCGGAGCTTGCATGTCAAAATGAAGCTGACATCTGATACAAAAAAGCTCAGCggtagcagccaatcagaaggaaGTGATCTCCTGGATCTGAGTTCTCAAAATCTAGGATCTGATCTCGAGCCCCCCCGGTCACTCATGTATGTTGGCAGGTAA